The Tursiops truncatus isolate mTurTru1 chromosome 20, mTurTru1.mat.Y, whole genome shotgun sequence DNA window cttctctcatGAGCGTCTcaattcccattttcttttctttctattttcagtAATAAACCATGAGATTACCAATGTATTGCTTATCCTTATGTATAGAGAATCACCCTAAATCAAAATTTTTAGACAAGACTGTTGAATATAATGTGATTTCAATTGTTCCTGATGTAAGTCtgaagtttctttgtttttgttcttagcTGCCCTTTGCTGATTCTAATCAAACTGTTTTTTTCTCCAGTGgttcttcccttcttttcccaTCTTCTTCCTATTTGATTCTAATGATCTACCTCAAATCAGACCACCTTTCTCCTGTTATGCATACAATCTAATCTAATTACCTAGGTCACCTGTGATAATCACATAATTTAcgtgggctttttttgtttggtttgtttttttgtttgatttggtttggtttttaaggTTGCtattcatgttttcatttcactgaaAGTTGCAATTCATGCTAAACTGCTTCCTTGTCTATCTCTGAGTTTTTGACATTTGGAGGACTGAAGGTCATTCAGACAGTTATCAATATGTACTGAGGATTTATATGTTCCAAGCACACTGAAGTATTGGGGATACAAAACTAAGTAAGGCGGACACAGCCCCTGCCTTGGTGCTTGCACTCCAGAAAAGAAGTCAGACAATAAATTAACAAGTATAAATAATTTAATCATGACTGTGCTAAATTCTGCCTAGCAATATAGGGTGCTATTGTCAATACTGTGTGCCGAGCATGTAACACTTACTCTTATAAGCTAAAATTTTACAGTCAGTAGTTTGTGGGCTTGTGACCTGTTTTCAAAACTGCAAAAACAATGCCAGCACCTTATTCAAATCATTTCTCATCAGCAAGAATCAAACAACGGCACACGACATATGTATGCCGTATGTTAGAATGGGGGccaagttttcttattttgtaatcTTTAAAAGACGCGAATCGGCTTATTACAAATAAACGCTTCCATAAAGCAATGTTTAATCACAGAAGTCTGTAGTACTTTCTGATCACACCTACTTTCACATGCTGTTGGAGCATGCTGTTCTCAAGAAGCCAGCAAAAATCCCTTTCAACTCTGGAGATGGCCCAATTTTTTGAAAGAGCTAACAGGGGATTCCTCCTCCATGTCAGGCAAGAAGCTCGTTGCTTTCAAATCAACGACCCGACGTAATGCTCTCAACAACCCCAAGAGAAAGTTAGGACTGTCCCTATTATTTTATGAGCGTGACGTCATGACATCGGATTCTCGGGACCAACCTCCTAAAAAGAGCGAGTGCACCCACACTCTTAAGCCTCTTacccctgctttgtttttcttcagagcaCCTGCGCCACAGATGTTTTACTGTTACTCCCCggtctctcccttcctcccagacCCCGCGAATTTAAGCATCTGGAGCGCAGGCGTTCCTATAACAGTATCCGGCGCAGTGTCAGAGTCAACGAACATACGTGGAAGGAGTGAAATATAAGTAGGGAGAGTTCAAAAGGTTCTGCGGCCACGCTACAGCGAATGAAAATGACTTTTCCAGTCGCAGCTGGACGCCCCCCAAAAGGACATCTGCTCACCCTCGCATAGCGCCCCTCCCAGCAGACGAAAACCAGCCAGGATGGGAAGGGGACGTAAACGCTCCTTCAGATCCCAGCTGAGGGTCACTTTCCAGATCAGCCTGGCCGTACCTGGTACTGGGAGAGGGAGGACTCCTCACCGGCGCCGCTGGGGTCCCGAAGGCGCACGACTAAGAAGGAGCTGCCTTCTCCGTCCCATAAGAAGAGCTCTCCGCCGAGGCCCAAGACCAGGTTTCTCGTCAGCAAGTGCGGCGGCGAAGGCAAAGAAGCCGGCTTCTCGGCTGCGGCTGGGCTCTGGTTTTTCCGTCCTTCCCGGAGCCGCAAGAACACGGCATGGTCAGGGAGCCAGGCCTGCCACAGCTCACCGTCTCCCGCGGCTCCTTCGGCGGCCGCCATCTTGGCCCAACAGCTCTCGTCAGCCCAGTTGCTCAGCCCGCCGCTGAGGGCAGCCAATTCGCTTCCAGCCGTCCACTGCTTCGGCCAGTCATCGAGCAGGGAGCCCGGAAGCCCGAGCAGGGctaggggaggggcggggcgaaGGTGAGGCCAGCCCATCAGGTAGCGTCATTGCCAAAGCAAAGCCAATCACCAGTCAAGCCTATTCTGAAGCCAAAGGGGGCGGGACGAGAAGTTCAACATGCCAGTGCCTGCTTAGAGAAAGCTTTGGGGTTGCGGGAAGTCTAGTAGCTGGGGGTAAAGCGCCTGAGACCCGTGTATCAGATTGCTTATAGGACACCTCCACCTGGATAAACCTAAACATCTAAAACCTTCCCTCAAGACTTACCTCCCTCAATCCAGGTTGGGCAGACCTCACAAATGtcacttctttttgtttgttttttgcggtacgcgggcctctcactgttgtggcctctcctgttgtggagcacaggctccgaacgcgcaggctcagcggccatggctcacgggcccagccgctccgcggcatgtgggatcctcccagaccggggcacgaacccgtgtcccctgcatcggcaggcggactctcaaccactgcgccaccagggaagcccataaatggCACTTCTTTAGTCACCCATTCTGGGATTGTCCAAGCCTGTCTCCGAGTGGGGCCGGCCGGAAGTACAACGCTTCCCAGAATTCCCTACGATCTGGTGCGACCAGCACCCAGGAACTACAACTCCCAGGATTCTGCACGCGCCCCGGGGGCGGGGCCTTCTGGCGGCGACTCCCGCGAAAAGGAGATGGCAGAGGGGTCAGGGTCTCGGCATCGCTCGCTGTATAAACTGGTGGGCTCGCCGCCTTGGAAAGAGGCTTTCAGGCAGGTGAGTGTGGGGTTTCGAAAGCCTTGGCCGGGCTGTCGTCACTCCCCTAGTCCGTCCCGGCAACCGCTCTCCTCCGTGCTTTTCTCTCAGCCCCGCCGGGTGAAGCAGGTGTCCGTGGAGGTGGACCTGGAACCCGAGCCTCTCGCCTGTAGGTCCGGGCCTCGGCCACCGCCCGGCCACTTCCTGGAGTTTCTGTTCCTCTGGGTGTGGCATTgcccgggccgggccgggcccaGGAAGCTTTCCTTTTGGACTCGGGTTTGCTTTCCGTGTGATGTGTGATCGCGACCGCACCGCTACATCTCTACGGTGGCACCACCATCACCCGCTGATGTCGGGTTGGTGGACACCAGAGAGGCACCTTGTACACTCACCGCAAGCGAGAGAGACGTTATGTCTATTCCACAGAGGAATAGAATAATTAGACATTATTTCTAATCCCGGAAATTATTTCTCTTCCTATTCCAAACTATTTCTGCTGAGCCTCCGTCACTAAGTCTTAGCAGGGTTGTAGCCTACGGTCAGTTCTGACCTATCCTGAGCTCAGTCTGGTTCCTGTAAGTACTATAGCCTGTCTTTCTAGTAATCTCTTAAGTAGTGGATATATCCCAGGAAAATAATCTGATGCTAGAAATGACTGTCGACAGCACGATTTCTCAATCCTGGTTCTTGACATTTTGAAGACGatagttctttgttgtggggtGCTGTTCTAGGATTGCAGAATGTTTAGCAGCCTCCCTGGCCCCTACTTACTAGATGTCAATAATCCTACAGCTagagctgtgacaaccaaaaatgtctccagtcaTTGCCACATGTCCCCTAGGGGACAAGATTGCCTGAAGTTGAGAAACATCGTACAGGATGGCGGCTACCAGCATCATATCGAGAGTAGCAAGAATTAGGAAgcgggacttcctggtggcgcagtggttaagaatctgcctgccactgcaggggacatgggttcaagccctggtcctggaagatcccacatgccacagagcagctaagcccgtggaccacaactactgagcagacgtgccacaactactgaagcccatgtgcctagagcccatgctctgcaacaagagaagccaccacaatgggaagcccatgcaccgcaacgaagagtagcctccgctcaccacaactagagaaagccagtgtgcagcaatgaagacccaatgcagccaaaaataaataaattaaataaataaatttatttaaaaacaaaacacaaaaaaaagaattaggaagcaaactaagtgtcctgTTAGCACAGTGGATGCTGCGCTATTATCAGCCAACCATTAAGCAAGCTAGCATTAAAGATAGACTATGAAATATGTCAATCTGGAAATACGTGACCCAAGCATTGTAATTTCACCCATCTACACGTGGATAAGGG harbors:
- the RPAIN gene encoding RPA-interacting protein isoform X2; protein product: MWDPPRPGHEPVSPASAGGLSTTAPPGKPINGTSLVTHSGIVQACLRVGPAGSTTLPRIPYDLVRPAPRNYNSQDSARAPGAGPSGGDSREKEMAEGSGSRHRSLYKLVGSPPWKEAFRQGCLERMRNSRDRLLNKYRQAGGNMSGGAQNTFLVQEVMEEEWNALQSAESRPEALAQLEEPLDLAVLEEIQQELIDQEQSIISEYEKSLQFDEKCLSVMLAEWEANSLICPVCTNLQR
- the RPAIN gene encoding RPA-interacting protein isoform X3; the protein is MWDPPRPGHEPVSPASAGGLSTTAPPGKPINGTSLVTHSGIVQACLRVGPAGSTTLPRIPYDLVRPAPRNYNSQDSARAPGAGPSGGDSREKEMAEGSGSRHRSLYKLVGSPPWKEAFRQGCLERMRNSRDRLLNKYRQAGGNMSGGAQNTFLVQEVMEEEWNALQSAESRPEALAQLEEPLDLAVLEEIQQELIDQASSLHKERTDRRGKIQQDEA